GATGGGATATATTCGTTCATCGGGCCGGTTGGCGTGGCACGTCAATGAGTTGATGCCCGATACTTCCCCGTGGGCATTTACCCCGACGCTCGGCTTTGCGGCGAAGATGGTGACAATCAACATGGTGCTCTTCTGGGGGGCGGTATTTTTCCTGTTCTGGGTATGCCAACGCGGGCAACAGCCGGTGATGCATGAGGATGTGAGTGCGGAGAAAGAGGCGGGCTTCTTGCCGTCTCCTTCGCATGAAGGATAGGTAGGTGTATGAGGAGTGCAGCGATGGGAATGAGAATGTTAGTCTGGGCGATAGGGTTGCTGGGATTGTGTGTCGTGGTTGCGCACGACGGGTCTGCGTATGCAGGCGAGTCAGGAGTGTTGGTCCTAGAGGATTTCCAATCGGCCGACCAAGGGGGATTTCCGGTTGATTGGCAACATGAGAACCAGCGTAGTCAGGCCAAGGGGCGGGACGCCTATAAGATTCAATCCGAAGATGGCCAGAAATTTCTCGCAGCGAAGGATGCGGGCCAACGTATCAAGAAACGCAAAATTGATTGGGACCCTAAGGCCTATCCGGTCCTGACCTGGCGGTGGCGCCTCCACAAGGCTCCGAGCAACTCAGAACCGGTTGCCGCCCTGTATGCCTCCTTGGATACTGATCTCATGTTCATTCCCGTATTCACCAAATACATCTGGAGCGCCGGCAAGCCGGTGGGGACGTTTGTCGAAGGCGGTATGTTCAGTGGCTCGGAGTTAGTCGTGCAGAGCGGGGTGTTGCCGGTCGGGGAATGGGTCGAGGAGCGGGTGAACGTGTACGAAGATTTCAAGCGCATTCACAAGCATGAACCACAGGAAAAAGCCTGGGGCATCTCGTTGTTTGCTGCTCCGGGGGTGGAGATCGATTTCGGCGCGGTGACGGTTGGTCCGGCTAAGTAAGCGATGTAGGCATCTGAGGTAATGAGGTCTCTGTGGCCGCGATAAATCGACCATCGACCAGCACGTTGTTTGACGTGGTGTTTGGCGTCGTCGTGATGGGGACGGTCGGAGCATTGATCGGCACCTTTCTTGGGTCGGCATCCATTCCAGTGACCTCCGGTGTCGGGGTGCTTCTTGGCGCGGTGGTCGGCTTTCTTGGCGGCCGTCGATTTCTGGCCAGCATTTTGGTCGGCACGGTGCTGGGGGGGGCGCTCGCTTGGATGATTGCCGGGGTTGAAAAGATCTCTTTTGGGGCAGGTGCCGGTGCGGCCATGGGCGGCTTTCTTGGCGTGCAGATTTCGATGTTGTTGGATGTGCGGGCAGCGAGAAGGGCTGCGCTGGTAGCGGAAGGTGAGGACGCCGGCGCGGCCCACTCGGCAGTGACCAAATCATGAGGTGTAAGTAAGGCGATGGAAAACCGGGGTGTGCTCATCGGATCAATTATCTTCGTATTCGGATCGTTCATTCTGATGATCGGGGGGTTGGTCTACGAATCGTATAAGGCCAAGCAAATGCGCCAATTGGCCCTCTCCATCACGACAGAAGCCAAGCCCGTGGCGGCCCCTGTCGCGCAGGATTTTTCGATGTACAAGACATTCATCGGGGATGATGGTCGGGAGATGGTCCAAATTTCCGAAGGCCCGTTCGTGATGGGTAGTCGCGATAACGATAGTGATCCGGATGAAAAGCCGGAGCATCAAGTCTATTTGAAGACCTACTTCCTGGATAAGCACGAAGTGACACAGGATACGTACGATCGGTTTCTCAAGATGACGAAGCGGGTGAAGCGTAAGATCGAAGTATTTGAGGACGATCCAGCTAAGCTGCTCAAGCCTGAATACCCTGCAATCGCCGTGACGTGGGATGATGCGGAGGCCTACTGCAAATGGGCGGGAAAGCGGTTGCCGACTGAGGCGGAATGGGAAAAAGCCGCTCGCGGCGAGGGGAAACGTCGTTACGCCTGGGGCGAGGAGTTTGTTTCAGGATATGCGAACATCGACGGGGCCGAAGACGGGTTTCGGTATCTCGCCCCCCCGGGTTCGTTCGAATCCGGACGCAGTCCTTACGGGGTCTACGATATGACGGGCAACGTCGGTGAATGGGTTGCCGATGTCTATGATGAAAATTTTTATCGAGCCTCACCGTACCGGGATCCCAAGGGGCCGGATCAGGGCGAGCAGCGAATCATTCGCGGTGGTTCCTGGCGAGAAACGAAGCGAAATGTGCGCTCATCCAAGCGCTTCCAGGCGAAGCCGTGGCGGCATGACATTACGGTTGGGTTCCGGTGCGCGAAGGATGTCGACGTCGACACGGTGGCGAAGTAGTCGATTACGGCATGCTGGAAACCCGCTTTAAAGTTGTCTTCCTTCTTGCGGTCCTTCTTGCCGCAAGCTTGCCCATCATCGCCATTCTTCGTGGGACGATTTCCACTCCATTTGAGGCGAACTCAACGCATTCTGACGAGGAGGCGGTAGGCATCGCTGCAGATGCGGTTGCCCCTGAGGAGCCTTTGCAGGAGGAGCTCGTTGTTATCCCTGCGGGGCCATTTATTCGAGGAACGAATCAGGGCGGGTTTGATGAGCAGCCGGAGCGGAAGATCTATCTCGATGAATTTCTCATCGATCGTTATGAAGTGACGAATGCGCAATATGCGGCCTTTGTGAAGGCCACTGGCCACCGAAAATCAGGTCCGCCCTCCCGCTATGCGAAGAACACGGGGCGTATGCGTGGCGTCAATCAGCCGGCGGTCTACGTCTCGTGGGAGGACGCCAAGGCCTACTGTGAGTGGCGAGGGCGGCGATTGCCGACCGAGGCTGAATGGGAGAAGGCGATGCGTGGTCCCGACGGTCGTTTGTGGCCGTGGGGCAACGTCGAAATGCCCGGTGGTGCGAATTGGGCTCGGATTGACGATGGGTTTGAGGTGGCGGCTCCGGTGGGACGAGTGCGTAGCGATGCTAGTCCCTATGGAGTGATGGATGGAGCTGGGAACGTGATGGAGTGGGTGGAGGATTGGTATCTAGAAGGGGCCTACGCCGCAGCTTCTGAACGGAACCCAGAAAGTCCTGAATATGGAACGTACAAGGTATTGAGGGGAGCGGGATACACCAGTTCAGGATCGGACTTGCGTATCACCGCTCGCAGTAAAATGATGGCAGATTTTCGGGACGAAACGATTGGGTTCCGTTGTGCTCAATCCAGCGTAGGGAAAGGGCGTGCGTTCGAGGGCGAGAAGGTTGAGAAAATCATAGGAAATCAAAGTAATAGAGGATCAGAAACACGGCCAAAATGATATTGACAACCATACCGGCCAAAACTATAATGTCGAACACTTTTGAGTTTTTTGCCATAAAAATCCCTTTAAAAATCAGATAGGTGAGGGATTTTGATTAACACAGCATAGTTGGTGTGTCAATTTAAAATACGTACTTAAACCGTTGGGGGAATCAAGATGGAAGCTGCTCAGGACGACGTCTCAATCAAGATCGGGAAAATGATTTTCTACATCACCCTGGCAGT
The sequence above is a segment of the Nitrospira sp. genome. Coding sequences within it:
- a CDS encoding formylglycine-generating enzyme family protein, encoding MENRGVLIGSIIFVFGSFILMIGGLVYESYKAKQMRQLALSITTEAKPVAAPVAQDFSMYKTFIGDDGREMVQISEGPFVMGSRDNDSDPDEKPEHQVYLKTYFLDKHEVTQDTYDRFLKMTKRVKRKIEVFEDDPAKLLKPEYPAIAVTWDDAEAYCKWAGKRLPTEAEWEKAARGEGKRRYAWGEEFVSGYANIDGAEDGFRYLAPPGSFESGRSPYGVYDMTGNVGEWVADVYDENFYRASPYRDPKGPDQGEQRIIRGGSWRETKRNVRSSKRFQAKPWRHDITVGFRCAKDVDVDTVAK
- a CDS encoding SUMF1/EgtB/PvdO family nonheme iron enzyme — protein: MLETRFKVVFLLAVLLAASLPIIAILRGTISTPFEANSTHSDEEAVGIAADAVAPEEPLQEELVVIPAGPFIRGTNQGGFDEQPERKIYLDEFLIDRYEVTNAQYAAFVKATGHRKSGPPSRYAKNTGRMRGVNQPAVYVSWEDAKAYCEWRGRRLPTEAEWEKAMRGPDGRLWPWGNVEMPGGANWARIDDGFEVAAPVGRVRSDASPYGVMDGAGNVMEWVEDWYLEGAYAAASERNPESPEYGTYKVLRGAGYTSSGSDLRITARSKMMADFRDETIGFRCAQSSVGKGRAFEGEKVEKIIGNQSNRGSETRPK
- a CDS encoding DUF3047 domain-containing protein — protein: MGMRMLVWAIGLLGLCVVVAHDGSAYAGESGVLVLEDFQSADQGGFPVDWQHENQRSQAKGRDAYKIQSEDGQKFLAAKDAGQRIKKRKIDWDPKAYPVLTWRWRLHKAPSNSEPVAALYASLDTDLMFIPVFTKYIWSAGKPVGTFVEGGMFSGSELVVQSGVLPVGEWVEERVNVYEDFKRIHKHEPQEKAWGISLFAAPGVEIDFGAVTVGPAK